The Leptospira hartskeerlii genome contains a region encoding:
- a CDS encoding PP2C family protein-serine/threonine phosphatase: MSYTSSRAGSFQNKWNSILGFFKKDPDREVYKKEYVEDLKRQTRSIQYPGAVLAMFVWLGFAFGTDQKLHPEFPELFYFRIGFSLVGLLSLIFLLLDTLFKIPTRRYSLEMAYAFIAYLLLCTSFFTGRIADDPNYVSGLQIALMCIVFIPLPKNSYFVFLILSLISFVSSVLIYSPNLSTPQAAYSMQNLGIAFLLTLVFSVILERYRFVSFVSRFKIQESNREISEKMLQIQALKEKQDGDYFLTALLLSPLIKLDNSENSAVKVEFLLDQYKKFSFKEKDYELGGDFLSAYIVKIQDRDYTAFINGDAMGKSIQGAGGALVLGSVFNSIISRTRLSPEVQSKSPERWLKEAFIDLQNVFETFDGFMLISAVLGIVEHSTGAMYYINAEHPWPVLYRDGKAMFLGAESNIRKLGISEMFGTKIQVQTFRMLPGDTIFCGSDGRDDLVLEEDFSGKRIMNEDETIFLASVEESGGELKTIRRSLISRGKLSDDLSILSISYNPSRNPYAEDKKSIMEAESSFQKGNTKEAIRILEEGLKKSGTVGERYFPQVARLLSKWYDKISEFKKAAEWAEKSVSWDPSETELLFYSSILWKKAYTQKKDTEYLKSAAELGEKLRVRSPNHLKNLINLSDIYRLLGNSFRAKKLLDEAFTLAPDDPKIAELKKRL, from the coding sequence ATGTCATATACTTCCTCCCGGGCAGGTAGTTTTCAGAATAAATGGAATTCTATTCTAGGTTTTTTTAAGAAGGACCCGGATAGAGAAGTCTATAAAAAAGAATACGTTGAAGACCTAAAAAGACAAACTCGAAGTATCCAATATCCGGGTGCAGTGCTTGCAATGTTCGTTTGGTTAGGTTTCGCTTTCGGAACAGACCAAAAATTACATCCTGAATTTCCTGAACTTTTTTATTTCCGGATCGGATTTTCCTTAGTTGGCCTTCTTAGTCTAATTTTTCTTCTATTGGACACCCTGTTCAAGATCCCAACTCGTAGATACAGTTTAGAAATGGCGTATGCGTTCATCGCTTATCTACTTCTTTGCACTTCCTTTTTTACGGGTAGAATTGCGGACGATCCTAATTACGTATCCGGACTTCAGATCGCTCTGATGTGTATCGTATTCATTCCACTTCCAAAAAATTCATATTTTGTATTCTTAATATTATCCTTAATTTCTTTCGTAAGTTCGGTTCTTATCTACTCTCCAAACTTGAGCACACCTCAGGCTGCATATTCCATGCAGAATCTGGGAATTGCATTTCTTCTTACCCTGGTATTCTCGGTGATTTTGGAAAGATACCGATTCGTAAGTTTTGTAAGCAGATTTAAGATCCAGGAAAGCAACAGAGAAATTTCGGAGAAGATGTTACAGATTCAAGCATTGAAAGAAAAGCAAGACGGAGATTATTTCTTAACTGCGTTACTTCTTTCTCCTTTGATCAAATTGGACAATTCCGAAAATTCCGCAGTCAAAGTGGAATTCTTACTCGATCAGTACAAAAAATTCTCCTTCAAAGAAAAAGATTATGAGCTAGGTGGAGACTTTTTAAGCGCCTATATCGTAAAGATCCAAGACAGAGATTATACCGCATTTATCAACGGAGACGCAATGGGAAAATCCATCCAGGGTGCAGGCGGCGCCTTGGTTTTAGGTTCCGTATTCAATTCTATCATTAGCCGCACAAGACTTTCCCCGGAGGTCCAATCCAAATCTCCTGAACGTTGGCTGAAAGAAGCCTTCATAGATCTGCAGAACGTATTCGAGACATTCGACGGATTTATGTTGATCTCTGCCGTTTTAGGGATCGTAGAGCATTCCACTGGCGCGATGTATTATATCAATGCAGAACATCCTTGGCCGGTTTTATATAGAGATGGAAAGGCGATGTTCCTCGGGGCGGAATCCAATATTCGTAAATTAGGGATTTCTGAAATGTTCGGGACCAAGATCCAAGTCCAAACATTCCGCATGCTTCCCGGAGATACAATTTTCTGCGGATCAGACGGAAGGGATGATCTGGTCTTAGAAGAGGATTTTTCAGGCAAAAGGATAATGAATGAGGACGAGACAATCTTCTTAGCCTCAGTGGAAGAAAGTGGCGGAGAATTAAAAACGATCCGGAGATCACTGATCAGTCGAGGGAAACTTTCCGACGATTTAAGTATATTATCTATTTCTTATAATCCTTCCAGAAATCCTTACGCGGAAGACAAAAAATCCATTATGGAAGCGGAATCCTCTTTTCAAAAAGGAAATACGAAGGAAGCGATTCGTATCTTGGAAGAAGGTCTAAAAAAGTCCGGCACAGTGGGAGAACGTTATTTTCCTCAAGTCGCCAGACTCCTTTCCAAATGGTATGATAAAATATCCGAATTCAAAAAAGCGGCGGAATGGGCAGAGAAGTCAGTCTCCTGGGATCCATCCGAAACAGAACTTTTATTCTATTCTTCTATTCTTTGGAAGAAGGCATATACCCAGAAAAAAGACACTGAATACTTAAAATCCGCGGCTGAGTTAGGGGAAAAATTAAGAGTACGTTCTCCAAATCATTTGAAAAATTTGATCAACCTGTCGGATATATATAGGTTACTTGGAAATTCTTTCCGGGCTAAAAAGTTATTAGATGAGGCATTCACTCTTGCACCGGACGATCCAAAGATCGCAGAGTTAAAAAAGCGTCTATAG
- a CDS encoding glycerol-3-phosphate dehydrogenase/oxidase — translation MVKTKDAKTSSFPISSQVFDTLVIGGGITGATTLWDSTLRGLKALLVEKNDFASGTTQATSKLIHGGLRYLKNAEFGLVRESLRERRILAKISPHALKTLGFIIPVYSNSEKWITNVGLKMYDYFSYDRNRDISSDSWIPKYRSLSPEEVVMEAPSLPREGLKGGFLYYDYQNTNPERHTCEFIFSAEKKGGKALNYTELVAISRQGEVYQAILKDKRSGKTYPVFAKTVVNAAGPWADFVESLAGVGMDKVLVRSKGIHIVTRALTVSKAIVLKKRDKTHMFVLPWRGKTIIGTTDTVFSDSPDKFKVTKSDVQDLLEEINVAFGYSDLTESDVDFFYGGMRPLVEDPGEKSDTYNASRKTEILDHMEKGLPGFFTALGGKYTTSRHLAEKITDKLCEYLPGKFLPCETDQIPLSSGEFSDHSSLVKGLTKKYPKLSGEYLETLGARYGSLAYEVLKYQKSNDESVSLNNGEKFSTAEIRYIASEEKIEKGTDFFFRRSGVGVPGVPPSESLHKIVEELGKTLGWNPARKKSEIAEILSRYHF, via the coding sequence ATGGTCAAAACGAAAGACGCTAAAACTTCTTCCTTTCCGATTTCTTCTCAAGTTTTCGATACCTTAGTGATAGGGGGAGGGATCACGGGTGCTACTACTTTATGGGATTCCACCTTACGCGGGTTAAAGGCACTTCTCGTAGAAAAGAATGATTTTGCTTCGGGAACGACGCAGGCCACTTCCAAATTGATCCACGGAGGTTTAAGATATTTAAAGAATGCAGAGTTTGGGTTGGTAAGAGAATCTTTAAGAGAAAGAAGAATACTCGCAAAAATCAGTCCGCACGCACTCAAGACATTAGGCTTTATTATTCCAGTATATTCTAATTCTGAAAAGTGGATTACGAATGTCGGCCTCAAAATGTACGATTATTTTTCATATGATAGAAATAGGGATATCAGTTCGGATTCCTGGATCCCTAAATACAGATCCTTATCTCCTGAAGAAGTAGTGATGGAAGCACCTAGTCTTCCTAGAGAAGGACTAAAAGGCGGATTTTTATATTACGATTATCAGAACACGAATCCTGAAAGACATACATGCGAGTTTATCTTCTCCGCCGAAAAAAAAGGAGGTAAGGCCTTAAATTATACCGAGCTAGTCGCGATCTCCAGACAAGGAGAAGTATATCAAGCAATCTTAAAGGACAAAAGAAGCGGCAAAACGTATCCAGTATTTGCAAAAACTGTAGTGAATGCAGCAGGACCATGGGCGGATTTTGTGGAATCTTTAGCAGGAGTCGGAATGGACAAGGTGTTAGTCCGATCCAAAGGGATCCATATTGTAACTAGAGCTTTAACGGTTTCTAAGGCAATCGTTTTGAAAAAAAGAGATAAGACCCATATGTTTGTCCTTCCTTGGAGAGGGAAAACAATTATCGGGACCACTGATACTGTGTTTTCGGATTCTCCGGATAAATTTAAGGTCACCAAATCTGACGTACAAGATCTATTAGAAGAAATTAATGTTGCATTCGGTTATTCAGATCTTACGGAATCGGACGTGGACTTTTTCTACGGGGGAATGAGACCTCTCGTGGAAGATCCGGGTGAAAAATCGGACACTTACAATGCTTCCCGTAAAACTGAAATTTTAGATCATATGGAAAAAGGACTTCCTGGATTTTTCACTGCATTAGGTGGAAAGTATACGACCAGTCGACATCTAGCGGAGAAGATTACGGATAAACTCTGCGAATATCTGCCGGGAAAATTTTTACCTTGCGAAACGGATCAGATCCCACTTTCTTCCGGAGAATTTTCGGATCATTCTTCTTTAGTCAAAGGGCTAACTAAAAAATATCCGAAACTTTCCGGAGAATATCTGGAAACTTTAGGCGCTCGATACGGAAGTTTAGCTTACGAAGTCCTAAAATACCAAAAATCAAACGACGAATCAGTAAGCTTGAATAACGGAGAAAAATTCAGCACAGCGGAGATCCGTTATATCGCTTCCGAGGAAAAAATTGAAAAGGGAACAGATTTCTTCTTCCGTAGATCCGGAGTAGGAGTACCTGGAGTTCCTCCTTCCGAATCCTTACACAAAATTGTAGAAGAATTAGGAAAGACCTTAGGATGGAACCCTGCTCGCAAAAAATCGGAAATTGCGGAGATACTTTCTCGTTATCATTTTTGA
- a CDS encoding helix-turn-helix domain-containing protein, whose product MDLETGYLVFGAAFGCIWSLGILLSPASLGERTRAALIMFFSSLWLVGGATFLSGLVKTYPVLYGIHIPFALGIAPLLYIHFQITLLGLEISIKEILLHFLPNLLCVILLLPFWLGGEEFRLRALQEITQGKSYSSILAFLQITPKISILSYFLPLLWMYRSYLFRSEQDENEERARRMFLIFICLVCFVIFWGLTGSILRRIEFVKESIFSLPVLLVVGFLLSQREPNWLGFVGKSLREVRYKKSRLKGMDESKIKDRLETLMKREKVYADEDLTLSQLAEELGLSNHQLSEFLNQRLSMKFSDYINSWRIEEAKVLLLEDTERSILAISESVGFNSKSAFNEAFKKFADSTPSEFRKTAILYKASLKF is encoded by the coding sequence ATGGATTTAGAAACCGGCTATTTAGTTTTTGGAGCGGCATTTGGCTGTATCTGGTCTTTAGGGATCTTACTTTCTCCTGCTTCTTTGGGGGAGAGGACCAGAGCGGCCCTTATCATGTTCTTTTCTTCCCTTTGGCTTGTAGGAGGTGCAACATTTCTTTCAGGTTTGGTCAAAACTTATCCGGTTTTGTATGGGATACATATTCCTTTTGCGTTAGGGATTGCTCCTCTTCTTTACATCCACTTTCAGATCACTCTGCTCGGACTCGAGATTTCTATAAAAGAGATCCTTCTTCATTTTCTACCTAATCTACTCTGCGTAATTTTACTTCTACCTTTTTGGTTAGGCGGGGAAGAATTTAGACTTCGCGCATTACAAGAGATTACACAGGGTAAAAGTTATTCGAGTATTCTAGCGTTTTTACAGATTACTCCTAAAATTTCCATCCTTTCCTATTTTTTACCTTTGCTTTGGATGTACAGAAGTTACTTATTTCGTTCGGAACAAGACGAGAATGAAGAACGGGCCAGAAGAATGTTTTTAATCTTCATATGCCTAGTTTGTTTTGTGATCTTTTGGGGACTCACAGGCTCTATTTTAAGAAGAATAGAATTCGTAAAAGAAAGTATATTCAGTCTTCCAGTTCTTTTAGTAGTCGGATTTTTACTTTCTCAAAGGGAGCCGAATTGGTTAGGCTTTGTGGGAAAAAGTCTAAGAGAGGTCCGTTATAAAAAATCCAGGCTAAAAGGAATGGATGAATCTAAGATCAAGGACCGTTTAGAAACATTGATGAAGAGAGAGAAAGTTTACGCGGACGAAGACCTTACACTTTCTCAACTTGCAGAAGAATTGGGACTGAGCAATCACCAACTTTCTGAATTTTTAAACCAACGTCTATCTATGAAATTTTCTGATTATATCAATTCATGGAGAATTGAAGAAGCTAAGGTTTTACTCTTAGAAGATACGGAACGGTCTATTTTAGCAATTTCTGAATCAGTCGGATTCAATTCTAAATCAGCATTCAATGAAGCATTTAAGAAATTTGCGGACTCTACACCTAGCGAATTCAGAAAAACAGCGATCTTATATAAGGCTTCGTTAAAATTTTAA
- a CDS encoding AMP-dependent synthetase/ligase has product MKTLADLYQSSKNKYGNQSAFLTKNSSGEFESVGYSELYELGLQLGTALIELEFPYQGHAAILADNRLEWIIADYAIVMAGGADVPRGTDVTDSDLNHILPHSGATIVFAENDSVLKKLYQNQNSIQNVHTIILIDKNAKGTGKELRFWDLVQRGKELRETGNREMENRISQIQEEDLFTLIYTAGTTGRPKGVPLTHRNIMSQINRIPIKLEAGERILSILPVWHSFERMFEMVCIYFGAGTYYSSVRTLKEDLKKVKPTFMASAPRLWESVYQGIYATVAKSSGIKQYLFHAALFFSSNIQSAKRWLGFRELDLTGRNAIVSFFVGIFKVLQYILNILPATLLDLIVLKKIRQATGGKLKGTVSGGGALPIHVDKFFNAIGIQVLEGYGLTETSPVISVRILDQAVMGTVGPLYKGTSIRIMDPNTSKILWATEEGGPKGYGIKGEIHVKGDQVMSGYYHDEENTRKVMNDGWFNTGDLGMMTYNDCLKIVGRTKETIVLLGGENVEPVPIENILSQSEFILQCMVIGQDQKYLSALIVPNPEFFPDYKSGIGFSSAEEEAKCAVKIQGVIKNSISSTNGFKSFERVVDFRLLPKPFETGDELTAKLSVKRHVVTDKYSGLIRDIYSGKKEEVLR; this is encoded by the coding sequence ATGAAAACTCTTGCCGATTTATATCAATCGTCCAAAAATAAATATGGGAATCAATCCGCGTTTCTCACTAAAAATTCCTCAGGAGAATTCGAATCTGTAGGATATTCTGAATTGTACGAGTTAGGACTACAATTAGGGACTGCGCTTATAGAATTAGAATTTCCGTATCAGGGACATGCTGCCATTCTTGCAGACAACCGTTTGGAATGGATCATTGCCGATTATGCGATCGTAATGGCGGGTGGAGCGGATGTTCCGAGAGGTACAGATGTTACCGATTCGGACCTGAATCATATTCTTCCTCATAGCGGTGCAACGATCGTATTTGCAGAAAACGATTCAGTACTAAAGAAACTCTACCAAAACCAAAACTCTATCCAAAATGTACATACAATTATTCTAATAGATAAGAATGCTAAGGGTACTGGAAAGGAACTCAGGTTTTGGGATCTAGTGCAACGAGGAAAAGAACTGAGAGAAACTGGTAACCGTGAGATGGAGAATAGAATATCCCAAATCCAAGAGGAAGATCTTTTCACACTGATCTATACTGCCGGGACCACTGGTCGTCCCAAAGGAGTTCCTTTAACTCATAGAAATATCATGTCCCAGATCAATCGTATCCCGATTAAACTCGAAGCAGGAGAAAGGATCCTTTCCATTCTTCCTGTATGGCATAGTTTTGAGAGAATGTTCGAAATGGTATGTATCTATTTCGGAGCTGGTACGTATTATTCTTCCGTTAGAACTCTGAAGGAAGATCTAAAAAAAGTGAAACCTACATTCATGGCATCTGCGCCTAGACTTTGGGAAAGTGTATACCAAGGGATTTACGCGACTGTGGCTAAGTCTTCCGGTATAAAACAATATCTTTTTCATGCAGCACTCTTCTTTTCTTCGAATATTCAGTCTGCAAAAAGATGGCTTGGCTTTAGAGAATTGGATCTGACTGGGAGAAACGCAATCGTTTCCTTTTTTGTGGGGATTTTCAAAGTTCTACAATATATTTTGAATATTCTTCCAGCCACACTGCTGGATCTGATCGTGCTAAAAAAAATCCGTCAGGCAACCGGCGGAAAATTGAAAGGAACTGTGTCCGGTGGAGGAGCCCTTCCTATTCACGTGGATAAATTTTTCAATGCGATAGGTATCCAGGTTTTGGAAGGATATGGTCTTACTGAAACTTCTCCTGTAATCTCTGTTCGTATTTTAGACCAGGCAGTGATGGGAACTGTAGGTCCTTTGTATAAGGGAACTTCTATACGCATTATGGATCCAAACACTTCTAAAATTCTTTGGGCCACAGAAGAGGGAGGACCTAAAGGATACGGTATTAAGGGTGAGATTCATGTAAAAGGGGATCAGGTCATGTCCGGATATTATCATGATGAAGAGAATACTCGCAAAGTGATGAATGATGGATGGTTCAATACCGGAGACCTAGGAATGATGACTTACAATGATTGTTTGAAAATTGTAGGTAGGACAAAAGAAACAATCGTTCTATTGGGTGGAGAGAATGTGGAGCCAGTCCCGATCGAAAATATTCTAAGCCAATCCGAATTCATACTTCAATGTATGGTGATTGGTCAGGATCAAAAATATCTTTCTGCTTTGATCGTTCCGAACCCTGAATTTTTTCCTGATTACAAATCTGGAATAGGTTTTAGCTCTGCGGAAGAAGAGGCGAAATGCGCGGTGAAAATCCAAGGAGTAATTAAAAATTCAATCTCTTCAACGAATGGATTCAAATCATTCGAAAGGGTAGTGGACTTTAGATTATTGCCTAAACCATTCGAAACTGGAGATGAACTTACTGCGAAACTTTCAGTGAAACGACATGTTGTGACGGACAAGTATTCAGGATTGATCAGAGATATTTATTCAGGTAAGAAGGAAGAAGTTTTGAGATAG
- a CDS encoding TetR/AcrR family transcriptional regulator has protein sequence MPKIVNHEKYKAEILSKCVDILARRGYSAVSMREIATELDVSTGTLYHYFSTKEDIFKELVKFVLNKDIEELQVYSKGEDNQTIEKRVEALFTMVKDRETYFQNLLYIICDVSRLKNHEEEKQLIAEAMKEYVTIITKHLGITNPNLNRLLISIILGTVGQRIVDQDSIKLDEVAEVVKDFMGVVLANTFTF, from the coding sequence ATGCCCAAAATCGTAAATCACGAAAAATACAAAGCGGAGATTCTCTCTAAATGTGTGGATATTTTGGCCAGACGAGGATATTCGGCTGTCTCAATGCGAGAAATCGCTACCGAACTGGATGTTTCCACCGGAACTCTCTACCACTACTTTTCCACTAAAGAAGATATATTTAAAGAACTCGTAAAGTTCGTACTCAACAAAGACATCGAAGAATTGCAGGTTTATTCAAAGGGAGAAGATAACCAAACGATCGAAAAAAGAGTAGAAGCTCTTTTTACAATGGTAAAGGACAGAGAAACTTATTTCCAAAATCTCCTTTATATCATCTGTGACGTTTCAAGATTAAAAAATCATGAAGAAGAAAAACAACTGATCGCAGAAGCGATGAAAGAATACGTAACCATCATCACAAAACATTTAGGGATCACTAATCCGAATTTAAACAGACTTTTGATCAGTATTATTTTAGGAACAGTGGGCCAAAGGATCGTAGACCAAGATTCCATAAAACTGGATGAGGTAGCGGAAGTAGTGAAAGATTTTATGGGAGTGGTTCTCGCGAACACTTTTACTTTCTGA
- a CDS encoding patatin-like phospholipase family protein, with protein MNPLFFIETKLKSGIRTAWQELGTKKEIALAIAGGGIKAFYGLGFAYTLRTWGLKIKEVSGVSAGAAMAISTLSETEEDSSNYFQELTKRNPKNFYWNRLLRISAPFPHHGIARRTVEYCLRFSKLISKSAKIRIHTVEIPNESLDKNKKGQPIQRILFAKAASIIRAYFKDETLRRKGEQPFEVIKKMKDWGWREKVFTEKDLTDPETITQIVMNSCSAFPVLPLQSFNGNYYLDGGLTNNLLLENFSSDLPKIGVFYEPTTLVGKSPSVLSDTLLVSPDGPFIEQGFDYTSPSLVRYAFETGRKDAEDQKERILSHLDPNWKKHLHSFFEQIK; from the coding sequence ATGAACCCGCTCTTTTTTATAGAAACCAAATTAAAAAGCGGTATCCGGACCGCATGGCAAGAACTAGGAACTAAAAAGGAAATCGCTCTTGCAATCGCGGGAGGTGGGATCAAAGCGTTTTATGGGTTGGGCTTTGCATATACACTAAGGACCTGGGGTCTTAAAATTAAAGAAGTTTCCGGAGTAAGCGCCGGAGCTGCCATGGCAATCAGCACTTTATCCGAAACGGAAGAAGATAGTTCGAATTACTTCCAAGAACTTACTAAACGAAATCCTAAAAACTTTTACTGGAATAGACTTCTAAGGATCAGCGCACCCTTCCCTCATCATGGGATTGCAAGAAGGACCGTAGAATACTGTCTTAGATTTTCCAAACTCATCTCCAAGTCCGCAAAGATCAGGATCCACACCGTAGAAATCCCGAATGAAAGTTTGGATAAAAACAAAAAGGGTCAGCCGATCCAGAGGATCCTTTTTGCTAAGGCAGCTTCTATCATTCGTGCTTATTTTAAGGACGAGACTTTAAGAAGAAAGGGAGAACAACCTTTCGAAGTTATAAAAAAGATGAAAGATTGGGGATGGAGAGAAAAAGTTTTTACGGAGAAGGACCTAACCGATCCTGAAACAATTACCCAAATTGTAATGAACTCTTGCTCCGCCTTCCCAGTATTACCGCTTCAAAGTTTTAACGGGAATTATTATCTGGACGGGGGCTTAACTAATAATCTCCTCCTAGAAAACTTCTCCTCTGACCTCCCTAAGATAGGAGTATTTTACGAACCTACAACCTTGGTAGGAAAATCGCCCTCAGTCTTATCGGACACATTGCTTGTTTCTCCTGATGGACCATTTATAGAGCAAGGGTTTGATTATACTAGTCCAAGCCTAGTGAGGTATGCATTCGAGACAGGACGTAAGGATGCGGAGGATCAAAAGGAAAGGATCTTAAGTCATCTTGACCCAAACTGGAAAAAACACTTGCATTCTTTTTTCGAACAAATAAAATAA
- a CDS encoding PaaI family thioesterase has translation MANQKDLEDMQKEWEKFSKAAPGLKVPPPAFKELSGEFVSYVRKKEMVCSFYVEPRFSNPMGVFQGGFLAAAFDNTFGPLCYLAAGKPTTTLELSVSYIRMVKENQRITVQAKVVARGNQHIYLEGEAFDEEGKLLAKSTTQVLILRLPGGAA, from the coding sequence TTGGCGAATCAAAAAGATTTAGAAGATATGCAGAAAGAATGGGAGAAGTTTTCTAAGGCCGCACCTGGTTTGAAGGTCCCTCCTCCTGCTTTCAAGGAACTGTCCGGTGAGTTCGTTTCTTATGTAAGGAAGAAGGAGATGGTCTGCAGTTTTTATGTGGAGCCTAGATTCTCCAACCCAATGGGAGTTTTCCAAGGTGGATTTTTAGCGGCTGCATTCGATAATACTTTCGGTCCATTATGCTATTTGGCTGCGGGTAAACCTACTACCACTTTAGAATTAAGTGTTAGTTATATTCGCATGGTAAAAGAAAACCAAAGGATCACGGTGCAAGCGAAGGTAGTCGCAAGAGGTAACCAACATATTTATCTAGAAGGAGAAGCTTTCGACGAAGAAGGTAAACTTCTTGCCAAGTCCACTACTCAAGTTTTGATCTTAAGACTTCCGGGCGGGGCCGCTTGA
- a CDS encoding NYN domain-containing protein gives MHLVVDGFNLIYKIPELEEYMYSNRLRDARVGLLRILESYSSKLKSSKVHVFFDGKKEKGNETKEDSYGKIRVYFSQERKADDLIKEYIKYAPRPADLFVVTSDQEILAFAKRLGTKPILSEEFVKKIESALADKPTREEKDSGAKLSPGEILYWKELFKKGK, from the coding sequence ATGCATTTAGTCGTAGACGGTTTCAACCTGATTTACAAAATTCCTGAATTGGAAGAGTATATGTATTCCAATCGATTGAGGGATGCCAGAGTAGGCCTCCTGAGAATTTTGGAATCTTATTCTTCTAAGCTTAAAAGCTCTAAGGTCCATGTTTTCTTCGACGGTAAAAAAGAAAAAGGGAACGAAACCAAAGAAGATTCATACGGAAAAATACGGGTATATTTCAGCCAGGAAAGAAAGGCGGATGATTTGATCAAAGAATATATCAAATATGCTCCGAGGCCTGCTGATCTATTCGTTGTCACTTCCGATCAGGAAATTTTGGCTTTTGCAAAAAGACTGGGAACAAAACCTATACTATCCGAAGAGTTCGTAAAAAAAATAGAAAGCGCCTTAGCGGATAAACCGACTCGGGAAGAAAAGGACTCGGGCGCAAAACTTTCTCCGGGAGAGATTCTCTACTGGAAGGAACTATTCAAGAAGGGAAAGTAA
- a CDS encoding MBOAT family O-acyltransferase gives MLYNSILFFVFFSIVYTIYWVLPEKKRSDFLLISSGIFYIVASSTILSGIYFFLHFLIIVLFNYFAYFKIRTSEKAKAWMIFAVLLNAINLGFFKYFYFMNRILFDLTKYPFFDEVPRILQISLPLAVSFYSFQMIAAAVDAYRKPEGELIGLKQYLGFVIFFPVLIVGPILRTKDYFVNIGHLNPDKDKIVRASYLMISGLIKKILIADPVAGVIAPVFSNPGQYDNLSLVLAAFGYAIQVYCDFSGLTDMARAVGLYFGFELPENFNAPLFSPSGRELWQRWHMSLSFWLRDYIYFPLGGSKKGEWRTYLNLIITMTVGGVWHGADYTFIAWGFYWGVILAFERFLVGKFGWNDEDSKSKILNFLRIQFVFCLFSFSAILFRANSATKMLQHVVGLVTNTQDYLSASLQSLGFGWIENSISLVTGPSPFILESMKNIEKIGYSYLGFIVFHWIQSRKDLLLQWGKGKDWLVVACGVGTVFAIALLSEDSGACIYCQF, from the coding sequence GTGCTCTACAATTCGATCTTATTTTTCGTTTTTTTCTCTATCGTTTATACTATCTATTGGGTCCTTCCGGAAAAGAAAAGATCCGATTTTTTACTCATTTCGAGCGGTATCTTTTATATTGTAGCTTCTTCTACAATCTTAAGCGGTATCTATTTCTTTCTTCATTTTTTGATTATCGTTCTATTCAATTACTTCGCTTACTTTAAGATCAGAACTTCCGAAAAGGCTAAAGCTTGGATGATCTTTGCAGTTCTTCTGAACGCGATTAACCTGGGTTTCTTTAAATATTTCTATTTTATGAATAGAATACTTTTTGATCTTACAAAATATCCTTTTTTTGACGAAGTTCCAAGAATATTGCAGATCTCTCTTCCATTAGCGGTGAGTTTTTACAGCTTTCAGATGATTGCCGCAGCTGTGGACGCATATAGAAAACCGGAAGGAGAATTGATCGGTCTCAAACAATATCTTGGTTTTGTAATATTCTTTCCCGTATTGATCGTGGGGCCAATTTTAAGGACAAAAGATTATTTTGTAAATATTGGACATTTGAATCCGGACAAGGATAAGATTGTCCGTGCTTCTTATCTAATGATCTCTGGTTTGATCAAAAAGATACTGATCGCGGATCCCGTGGCAGGTGTGATCGCTCCAGTTTTTTCGAATCCAGGTCAGTACGATAATCTTTCGTTAGTTTTAGCAGCATTCGGATATGCGATACAAGTTTATTGCGATTTTTCTGGACTTACCGATATGGCAAGAGCGGTCGGTCTATATTTCGGATTTGAACTTCCTGAAAACTTCAATGCACCTTTGTTTTCTCCATCCGGAAGAGAATTGTGGCAGAGATGGCATATGAGTCTCTCTTTCTGGCTTAGAGATTATATTTATTTTCCTTTGGGCGGAAGTAAAAAAGGGGAATGGCGCACTTACCTAAACCTGATCATTACAATGACAGTGGGTGGAGTCTGGCATGGAGCGGATTATACATTTATTGCGTGGGGATTTTATTGGGGAGTTATACTCGCTTTCGAAAGATTTTTAGTAGGTAAGTTCGGCTGGAATGACGAAGATTCCAAAAGTAAAATTCTCAATTTTTTAAGGATACAATTTGTATTCTGTTTATTCTCTTTCAGTGCTATATTGTTCAGAGCAAACTCTGCTACTAAGATGCTCCAGCATGTAGTGGGACTCGTGACCAATACACAGGATTATCTTTCTGCTTCTTTACAATCCTTAGGTTTCGGCTGGATAGAAAATTCAATTTCCTTGGTAACCGGACCTTCTCCTTTTATCTTAGAATCTATGAAGAATATTGAAAAAATAGGATATTCTTATTTGGGATTTATCGTATTTCATTGGATCCAATCCAGAAAAGATCTATTATTACAATGGGGAAAAGGAAAGGATTGGCTCGTTGTAGCTTGCGGCGTGGGGACGGTCTTTGCAATCGCCTTACTATCGGAAGATTCCGGAGCTTGTATCTATTGCCAGTTCTAG